One segment of Etheostoma spectabile isolate EspeVRDwgs_2016 unplaced genomic scaffold, UIUC_Espe_1.0 scaffold00019357, whole genome shotgun sequence DNA contains the following:
- the LOC116684614 gene encoding E3 ubiquitin-protein ligase TRIM21-like has protein sequence MAAANYLQSEDQFLCSICLDVFTDPVSTPCGHNFCKNCITEHWNTNDQYLCPLCNERFTRRPDMRVNTFISEMVAQFRQSAQQKASSSSSEQQVSKPGEVPCDVCTGTKLKALKSCLVCLVSYCETHLEPHLTTSGLKRHQLIDPVENLEGRMCMEHNKPLELFCKTDQTCVCMLCHVSDHKTHDVVPLKEGYEGKKAELGKTEVKIQQMIQKRRHKIQEIKHSVNISEEDADREIAEGFQVFTSLMKSVERGLNELINTIKEKQKTTEKQAEAFIKELEQEISELMKRSTEVEQLSRSEDHLHLLQRVESLNIQQLSPTKDWTEVSIRPSSYEGTVVKAVVQLEETLSKEMKKLLEAELKVVQQYAVDVTLDPDTAHPQLILSDDAKQVSHGDVRKNLPDNPERFSKCVDVLGKQSFSSGRFYFEVQVKGKTRWTLGVARESIDRKGDITLSPQNGYWTTWLRNGNEYKALADPRVLLSLKSPPQKVGVFVDYEEGLVSFYNVDAAALIYSFTGCSFTEKLFPFFSPCNNAGGKNSAPLIISPVRVN, from the coding sequence ATGGCTGCTGCAAACTATCTGCAGTCTGAAGATCAGTTTCTGtgctccatctgtctggatgtGTTCACTGATCCTGTCTCCACACCATGTGGACACAACTTCTGCAAGAACTGCATCACTGAACACTGGAATACTAATGACCAGTACCTGTGTCCCCTGTGTAATGAGCGTTTTACCAGAAGACCTGATATGAGGGTCAACACTTTCATCTCTGAGATGGTCGCTCAGTTCAGACAGTCAGCTCAACAgaaagccagcagcagcagctcagagcaaCAAGTGTCCAAACCAGGAGAAGTTCCCTGTGACGTCTGCACTGGAACCAAACTGAAGGCCCTGaagtcctgcctggtgtgtctggTCTCCTACTGTGAGACTCACCTGGAGCCTCATCTGACCACGTCAGgtctgaaaagacatcagctgATCGACCCTGTGGAGAACCTGGAAGGCAGGATGTGTATGGAGCACAATAAACCTTTGGAGCTGTTCTGTAAGACCGACCagacatgtgtctgcatgctctGCCATGTTTCAGACCACAAGACACATGATGTTGTTCCTCTGAAAGAAGGATATGAAGGAAAGAAGGCAGAGCTGGGGAAGACAGAGGTTAAAATTCAACAGATGATCCAGAAGAGACGACATAAGATTCAGGAGATCAAACACTCAGTCAACATCAGTGAGGaagatgcagacagagagatagcagaaggtTTTCAGGTCTTCACTTCTCTGATGAAGTCTGTTGAGAGAGGCCTGAATGAGCTCATCAACACcatcaaagagaagcagaaaacaacagaaaaacaggccGAAGCTTTCATCAAAGAGCTGGAACAGGAAATCTCTGAGCTGATGAAGAGAAGCACTGAGGTGGAGCAGCTCTCACGCTCTGAAGaccacctccatcttctccagagGGTCGAGTCCCTAAACATCCAACAACTTTCACCCACCAAGGACTGGACAGAGGTCAGCATCCGTCCATCATCATATGAGGGGACTGTGGTGAAAGCTGTGGTTCAGCTGGAGGAGACACTCAGTAAAGAGATGAAGAAGCTGCTTGAAGCCGAGCTGAAGGTGGTCCAGCAgtatgcagtggatgtgactcttGATCCTGATACAGCACATCCTCAACTTATCCTGTCTGATGATGCGAAACAAGTGAGTCATGGTGATGTGAGGAAGAATCTCCCAGACAACCCAGAGAGATTTTCTAAGTGTGTTGATGTTTTAGGAAAACAGAGTTTCTCTTCAGGcagattttactttgaggttCAAGTTAAAGGAAAGACTAGATGGACTTTAGGAGTGGCCAGAGAGTCGATCGACAGGAAGGGAGACATCACACTGAGCCCTCAGAATGGTTACTGGACGACATGGTTGAGAAATGGAAATGAGTACAAAGCTCTTGCTGACCCTCGagtccttctctctctgaagtctcctcctcagaaggtgggggtgtttgtggactatgaggagggtctggtctccttttataacgtagatgctgcagctcttatctactcctttactggctgctccttcactgagaaactctTCCCATTCTTCAGTCCCTGTAATAATGCTGGTggtaaaaactctgcccctctgatcatctctcctgtcagagtaaactaa